The stretch of DNA TATGAAAGAGCCATGATGTCTTTCAGGCTCGAGTTGAAATGAGATTCAGGAGTTACCCAACTGGAACCAATAAACTCCAGAAGCCACAAATAAAACAACGGCAGCAATCCTCCGCTTGGCATGGATACCGAGTGGGACGGACTGATGGGGAACGGGGGGGGTAACAATTCCTTGTCAGTTCAGTGGGAGCTTACTAAAACCGCGATGTAGCTGTTGTAAAAGTCACCAGACATAAAGTATGTGTAATTTATTACCTAAATGCTAGTACAACTCTGTCATTGAAATTGTGagtggctcttaaaagagccGTTGTGTTTTCGATCATCTCACTGGGGAGCTTTACTTGGAGCTGGTGTACTTGGTCACCGCCTTTGTCCCTTCGGACACGGCGTGCTTGGCCAGCTCCCCGGGCAGCAGCAGGCGCACGGCGGTCTGGATCTCCCGGGAGCTGATGGTGGACCGCTTGTTGTAATGGGCCAGGCGGGAAGCCTCACCCGCGATGCGCTCGAAAATATCGCTCACGAATGAATTCATGATGCTCATGGCCTTGGAGGAGATGCCGGTGTCGGGGTGAA from Hemitrygon akajei chromosome 28, sHemAka1.3, whole genome shotgun sequence encodes:
- the LOC140717602 gene encoding histone H2B-like produces the protein MPDPPKPAPKKGAKKALAKPASKSGKKRKRSRKESYAIYIYKVMKQVHPDTGISSKAMSIMNSFVSDIFERIAGEASRLAHYNKRSTISSREIQTAVRLLLPGELAKHAVSEGTKAVTKYTSSK